Proteins encoded by one window of Oceanispirochaeta sp.:
- a CDS encoding YicC/YloC family endoribonuclease has product MISMTGYGYKEFQNDKVRFSLEIKSYNNRYLDLILNLPNPLSPLEGQIRALVSSSLRRGRVEVYLKMKELEEDLSLTVDKTAVKAYADTLREIQSLAGIGGDISLSHILNMEGIIKTDKTRNLDELYGLIEPLFKDVLKQLILSRQTEGISTEKDILGQISFMEDCVNQVTTHAPRMQEQITNNLKEKFEEIVQGKADESRILAEIAIQVVRFDINEELQRLATHLEGFRNSAASSEPVGKKLDFLCQEINREVNTIGSKNTLVEIGRLVVDMKDSLEKVREQLKNVE; this is encoded by the coding sequence ATGATCAGTATGACCGGCTACGGCTACAAGGAATTTCAGAACGACAAGGTCCGCTTCTCCCTGGAGATTAAATCCTACAACAACCGTTACCTGGATCTTATTCTGAACCTTCCCAATCCCCTGTCTCCCCTGGAAGGTCAGATTCGGGCCCTCGTCAGCAGCAGCCTCAGAAGAGGCCGGGTCGAAGTATATCTCAAGATGAAAGAACTGGAGGAAGACCTGTCCCTGACAGTGGATAAAACCGCCGTCAAGGCCTATGCCGACACCCTTCGTGAAATCCAGTCCCTCGCCGGGATCGGCGGGGATATCTCTCTGAGCCACATCCTGAATATGGAAGGAATCATCAAGACAGATAAAACCCGGAACCTGGACGAACTGTATGGATTGATCGAACCCCTGTTTAAGGACGTCCTGAAGCAGTTGATACTCTCTCGTCAAACAGAGGGAATATCGACAGAGAAAGACATCCTGGGGCAGATCAGTTTCATGGAAGACTGTGTGAACCAGGTCACAACTCATGCCCCCCGCATGCAGGAGCAGATCACTAATAACCTGAAAGAGAAGTTTGAAGAAATCGTGCAGGGTAAGGCCGACGAAAGCCGCATCCTCGCCGAGATCGCCATCCAAGTCGTCCGTTTTGACATCAACGAAGAACTTCAGAGGCTGGCGACCCACCTGGAAGGCTTCAGAAACAGTGCCGCCTCATCAGAACCGGTCGGAAAAAAATTGGATTTCCTCTGTCAGGAGATCAACCGGGAGGTAAATACCATCGGCTCTAAAAACACCCTTGTTGAAATAGGAAGGCTCGTTGTCGACATGAAGGATTCACTGGAAAAGGTAAGGGAGCAGCTTAAAAATGTTGAATAA
- the cmk gene encoding (d)CMP kinase: MLNKKPFRIAISGRSGCGNSTVSTILSERMHLKLVNYTFHNIAKDRGIDFIKLCEMAEEDPQWDYFVDENQVKLAMEDSSVLGSRLAIWMLKEADLKVFLTASPETRAFRIYEREGGVFEQRMVETHARDERDHARYKKLYEIDTDDYAFADLVINTNRLNQHQVADIIEAAAKVVVGKKKDDLKQERQD, translated from the coding sequence ATGTTGAATAAAAAACCATTTAGAATCGCCATCTCAGGACGCAGCGGATGCGGGAACTCGACGGTGAGCACCATTCTGTCGGAGCGGATGCATCTGAAACTTGTGAACTACACCTTTCACAACATAGCCAAAGACAGGGGCATCGATTTCATCAAACTTTGTGAGATGGCCGAAGAAGATCCCCAATGGGATTATTTTGTGGATGAAAATCAGGTCAAACTGGCCATGGAAGACTCATCCGTCCTGGGCTCCCGTCTGGCCATCTGGATGCTCAAAGAGGCCGACCTGAAGGTGTTCCTCACGGCCAGCCCTGAAACCAGAGCCTTCCGTATTTATGAAAGGGAAGGGGGAGTCTTCGAACAGCGGATGGTGGAAACCCATGCCCGGGACGAACGGGATCATGCCCGGTATAAGAAATTATACGAAATTGATACCGATGACTATGCCTTTGCCGACCTGGTTATCAACACGAACCGTCTCAATCAGCATCAGGTGGCTGACATCATCGAAGCGGCAGCCAAGGTTGTTGTCGGGAAAAAAAAGGACGATTTAAAACAAGAAAGACAGGATTGA
- the murC gene encoding UDP-N-acetylmuramate--L-alanine ligase yields MIEQSFSLRSGQNVYMVGIKGTGMAALAEIFQSRGLRVSGSDVEEEFYTDKVLQDCGIPFFKGFSPDNIPGNLDFAVRSAAYGTDHPEVALLEERNIPLLLYPEALGLLSREHSAAAVAGVHGKTTTTALCGTLVQSLGLAGTVLVGSAVPAFGNRSTLVQGNDFFLAETCEYRRHFMYFSPDRMILTSVEADHLDYFKDEADVENAFCEFIATLPEGGSLIYCHDDPGAFRTALRMAALRPDIRMIPYGFQLSGEGKITKLKPDTSGENQFTIEGIEALFRLRIPGDHVIQDAAAALLLVLDQYRSQGGGSEKTPPFLKALEEGIYHFTGSRRRSEIVGEARGILIMDDYGHHPSAVRKTLEGIRDFYPGRRIVVDFMSHTYSRTAALLDDFASSFGAADEVILHKIYASAREHFNGRISGRDLFNKTCEQHKQVLYFEEPAEALPYLNESLKEGDLFVTMGAGDNWQLGRSVYARLKETPS; encoded by the coding sequence ATGATAGAACAGTCCTTCTCCCTTCGTTCAGGTCAGAATGTCTATATGGTCGGCATCAAAGGGACCGGTATGGCCGCTCTGGCCGAAATTTTCCAGTCCCGGGGGCTCCGTGTCTCCGGCTCGGATGTGGAAGAAGAGTTTTATACCGACAAGGTCCTTCAAGATTGCGGAATTCCCTTTTTCAAGGGCTTTTCTCCCGACAACATCCCCGGGAATCTTGATTTTGCGGTCCGGTCGGCAGCCTATGGGACGGATCATCCCGAAGTTGCTCTTCTGGAAGAACGGAACATCCCCCTCCTGCTCTATCCGGAGGCTTTGGGACTGCTCTCCCGGGAACACTCTGCAGCGGCCGTCGCGGGGGTCCATGGGAAAACAACCACAACCGCCCTGTGCGGAACACTGGTGCAGTCCCTGGGTCTTGCCGGAACCGTGCTGGTCGGAAGCGCCGTTCCCGCCTTTGGAAACCGGTCCACCCTGGTCCAGGGCAATGATTTTTTCCTGGCCGAGACCTGCGAATACCGCCGGCACTTTATGTATTTTTCTCCAGACCGAATGATTCTGACCTCTGTGGAAGCGGATCATCTGGATTATTTTAAAGACGAAGCAGACGTAGAAAACGCCTTTTGCGAGTTTATAGCCACCCTCCCCGAAGGGGGCTCTCTGATCTACTGCCATGACGATCCGGGTGCTTTCAGAACAGCCCTGAGAATGGCTGCCCTGCGTCCCGATATCAGGATGATCCCCTATGGGTTTCAACTGTCCGGAGAGGGGAAAATCACTAAATTAAAACCGGACACAAGCGGTGAAAACCAATTTACAATAGAGGGCATTGAAGCCCTTTTTAGACTCCGGATTCCCGGGGATCATGTCATTCAGGATGCCGCCGCCGCCCTCCTGCTGGTTCTCGATCAGTATCGCTCCCAGGGGGGGGGCTCAGAAAAAACCCCGCCTTTTCTGAAGGCTCTGGAAGAGGGGATCTATCACTTTACCGGAAGCCGCAGACGCTCCGAGATTGTGGGGGAAGCCCGGGGAATCCTGATCATGGACGACTATGGTCATCATCCCTCGGCTGTCAGAAAAACCCTGGAAGGCATCCGGGATTTTTACCCCGGAAGGCGCATCGTTGTGGATTTTATGTCTCATACCTATTCCCGTACCGCCGCCCTGCTGGATGATTTTGCCTCTTCCTTCGGAGCAGCGGACGAAGTGATCCTTCATAAGATCTATGCTTCCGCCCGGGAACATTTCAACGGACGGATCAGCGGCCGTGATCTTTTTAACAAGACCTGTGAGCAGCATAAACAGGTTCTCTATTTTGAAGAGCCCGCCGAGGCGCTTCCCTATCTCAATGAATCCCTGAAAGAGGGAGATCTCTTCGTGACCATGGGTGCCGGTGACAACTGGCAGCTGGGACGGAGTGTTTACGCGCGTCTAAAGGAGACACCATCATGA